In Mus caroli chromosome 9, CAROLI_EIJ_v1.1, whole genome shotgun sequence, a single window of DNA contains:
- the LOC110302333 gene encoding extensin-like gives MKSRNQLCEWETIGTPPSEGPEENPETGPPLLPSYAAESPPNPLSPPTCKAYLQASSRGSSPRRVPGQHSPAAPSRAALPRTPNLTRVSRPPLRPRSRLPHRSPRAPRRSSSRPRTRHIPRFHSSPPPPLFSAATRPSSRARPGPRASARRGLPATLRTLPTPTTPPHPTPRGSGPSPTTEATPAPHPRSFIVDSKLPKWRRLLPPRKPPPAPTRPLAATPAAPPRPRRDARCPRSSPPPLLPPPPRTTSAGARCAGAPDVAAGLS, from the coding sequence AGCCGGAACCAGCTCTGCGAGTGGGAAACAATAGGGACTCCCCCCTCAGAAGGCCCGGAAGAGAACCCCGAAACCGGACCGCCTCTCCTCCCCTCTTACGCCGCCGAGTCTCCCCCAAACCCTCTGTCCCCACCAACCTGCAAGGCCTACTTGCAAGCGAGCAGCCGCGGCTCCTCTCCTAGGCGAGTCCCCGGCCAGCACAGCCCTGCCGCCCCCAGCAGGGCTGCCCTGCCTCGCACTCCCAACCTCACTCGGGTGTCCCGGCCGCCGCTCCGTCCCCGCTCCCGTCTACCGCACCGCTCGCCCAGAGCTCCCCGCCGCTCCTCCTCCAGACCCCGCACACGCCACATTCCTCGGTTCCACTCCTCTCCGCCGCCCCCGCTCTTCTCAGCGGCCACCCGCCCGTCCTCCCGGGCCAGGCCTGGGCCTCGGGCTTCCGCCCGAAGGGGGCTCCCTGCTACCCTCAGGACCCTGCCGACCCCGACCACGCCGCCTCACCCCACGCCCCGCGGCTCGGGCCCGAGTCCTACCACCGAGGCCACTCCCGCTCCGCACCCTCGGTCCTTTATTGTTGACTCGAAGCTCCCAAAATGGCGGCGGCTCCTTCCTCCTCGGAAACCTCCGCCCGCCCCCACCCGGCCCCTCGCCGCGACGCccgccgccccgccccgcccccgccgcgACGCTCGCTGCCCGCGCAGctcgccgccgccgctgctgccgccgccaccCCGCACTACCTCGGCCGGCGCCCGCTGTGCCGGCGCCCCCGATGTCGCCGCCGGGCTGAGCTGA